A single window of Lysobacter oculi DNA harbors:
- a CDS encoding OmpW/AlkL family protein produces MIRKIAPIAAAVALFAATPAMAQSKGDFTVGFGVHNVAPKSHNADLGGGARIEVGDSVRPTVTGEYFIADNLGIELIAALPFQHDIAIAGPAGKVNGGSTKHLPPTLSLQYHFGAPDAKIKPFVGAGVNYTWFFGEDTTGPLAGTKLSLDNSWGAALHAGIDFKVGNGAIRIDARKIDIDTDATLNGAKLGTVNIDPMVYGAAYVMKF; encoded by the coding sequence ATGATCCGCAAGATCGCGCCCATCGCCGCCGCCGTTGCCCTGTTCGCGGCCACCCCGGCCATGGCGCAGTCGAAGGGCGACTTCACCGTCGGCTTCGGCGTCCACAACGTCGCGCCCAAGTCCCACAACGCCGACCTCGGCGGCGGCGCCCGCATCGAAGTGGGCGACAGCGTGCGCCCGACCGTCACCGGCGAATACTTCATCGCCGACAACCTCGGCATCGAACTCATCGCGGCCCTGCCCTTCCAGCACGACATCGCCATCGCCGGCCCGGCGGGCAAGGTCAACGGCGGTTCCACCAAGCACCTGCCGCCGACGCTCAGCCTGCAGTACCACTTCGGCGCGCCCGACGCCAAGATCAAGCCCTTCGTCGGCGCCGGCGTGAACTACACCTGGTTCTTCGGCGAGGACACCACCGGCCCGCTGGCCGGCACCAAGCTGTCGCTGGACAACAGCTGGGGCGCGGCCCTGCATGCCGGCATCGACTTCAAGGTCGGCAACGGCGCGATCCGCATCGACGCCCGCAAGATCGACATCGACACCGACGCCACCCTCAACGGCGCCAAGCTCGGCACCGTGAACATCGACCCGATGGTCTACGGCGCGGCCTACGTGATGAAGTTCTGA